In the Grimontia kaedaensis genome, one interval contains:
- a CDS encoding F0F1 ATP synthase subunit I, translated as MVSTLTRPGRKLAKRLLLLQACVVLATAILMVTTINVDWGISALIGGGIFVIANAAFALCAFLFSGARAAKLVVASFYSGEVLKILLTVALFSVVYLYAEVELVPLKLTYLLVLGINILAPVLFINNNK; from the coding sequence ATGGTATCGACGCTCACGCGACCAGGTCGCAAGCTTGCGAAAAGGTTGCTGCTGTTACAGGCGTGCGTCGTGTTAGCAACGGCAATCTTGATGGTCACCACCATCAATGTCGACTGGGGAATTTCCGCACTCATTGGCGGTGGCATTTTCGTAATCGCCAACGCAGCCTTTGCATTGTGTGCATTCCTTTTTAGTGGAGCAAGAGCAGCAAAGCTCGTTGTGGCATCCTTCTACAGCGGCGAAGTGCTCAAAATTCTGCTTACCGTCGCGCTGTTTTCCGTTGTTTACCTGTATGCCGAGGTGGAACTTGTTCCCCTCAAACTGACCTATTTGCTGGTACTTGGAATTAATATCCTCGCGCCAGTTTTATTCATTAACAACAACAAATAG
- a CDS encoding ParB/RepB/Spo0J family partition protein, whose amino-acid sequence MNATKRGLGKGLDALLATSARAQARVDLNKDTQEAVNNSELQHLPLAALRPGVYQPRQDMAQEALEELAESIRAQGVIQPLVVRHLDDNQYEIIAGERRFRASKIAGLTHVPCLVRELNDKAASAIALIENIQREDLNAMEEAEALDRLIHDFSLTHQQLAEALGKSRTTISNLLRLNGLQVGVKKLLSGRQLEMGHARALLALEGDAQIEAALVSVNKKLTVRQTEALVKKLLTPAVEKTPEPVSSKLAAVQDRLTDKLGTSVSLSQGKSGSGKLVISFDQNEKLMQILAILGEEV is encoded by the coding sequence ATGAACGCTACCAAACGTGGGTTGGGTAAAGGACTCGATGCGCTACTGGCCACCAGTGCCAGGGCACAAGCGCGTGTCGATCTGAACAAAGATACCCAAGAAGCTGTAAACAACAGTGAGCTGCAGCATTTGCCATTAGCGGCATTGCGTCCAGGTGTTTATCAGCCGCGTCAGGATATGGCGCAGGAAGCACTGGAAGAGCTGGCAGAATCAATCCGCGCACAAGGCGTAATTCAACCGTTGGTCGTGCGTCATCTTGATGACAACCAGTACGAAATTATTGCCGGTGAACGTCGTTTCAGAGCGTCAAAAATCGCCGGATTGACCCATGTCCCTTGTCTTGTTCGTGAACTAAATGACAAAGCTGCGAGCGCCATCGCACTGATTGAGAACATCCAACGCGAAGATCTCAATGCGATGGAAGAGGCGGAAGCGCTGGATCGTCTCATCCACGACTTTTCTCTTACCCACCAACAATTGGCTGAAGCGCTGGGCAAATCCCGCACCACCATCAGTAATCTTTTGCGACTGAATGGCCTTCAAGTTGGCGTAAAGAAACTGTTGTCCGGACGCCAATTGGAAATGGGGCATGCGCGTGCTCTATTGGCATTGGAAGGTGACGCTCAGATAGAGGCAGCACTGGTCTCCGTCAACAAAAAACTCACAGTAAGACAGACCGAAGCCTTGGTGAAAAAACTCCTGACCCCGGCCGTTGAAAAAACGCCGGAACCAGTGTCATCAAAATTGGCTGCTGTGCAGGATAGGTTGACTGACAAGCTAGGCACATCTGTTAGCCTGTCTCAAGGCAAGAGTGGCAGTGGTAAGTTGGTCATCAGCTTTGATCAGAACGAAAAACTTATGCAAATTCTTGCAATTCTAGGCGAAGAAGTGTGA
- a CDS encoding ParA family protein: MGKVIAVANQKGGVGKTTTCINLAASLAATQRKVLVIDLDPQGNATMASGVDKYDVHATAYDLLVEETPFNDVVVTETTGGYHLIAANGDVTAAEIKLMEVFAREVRLRNALADIRENYDFIFIDCPPSLNLLTINAMTAANSVLVPMQCEYFALEGLTALMDTISKLASVVNADLHVEGLLRTMYDPRNRLATEVSEQIKKHFGDKVYRTVIPRNVRLAEAPSHGKPAMYYDKYSSGAKSYLALAGEILRREEQARQAIANAS; this comes from the coding sequence GTGGGAAAAGTCATTGCTGTTGCAAACCAAAAGGGAGGCGTTGGTAAAACAACGACCTGTATCAACTTGGCTGCGTCGCTGGCAGCGACTCAGCGTAAGGTGTTGGTGATTGACCTAGACCCGCAGGGCAACGCAACCATGGCCAGTGGTGTGGACAAATACGACGTTCATGCCACCGCCTATGATTTGCTAGTTGAAGAGACCCCGTTTAACGATGTGGTGGTGACAGAGACCACGGGCGGTTATCACCTGATAGCCGCCAATGGAGATGTCACCGCGGCAGAAATCAAACTCATGGAAGTGTTTGCCCGCGAAGTGAGGCTGCGCAACGCATTAGCCGACATTCGTGAAAACTATGATTTCATCTTCATTGATTGTCCCCCTTCTCTTAACCTTCTTACAATCAATGCCATGACGGCGGCAAATTCTGTACTGGTGCCGATGCAGTGTGAATACTTTGCATTGGAAGGCCTGACTGCATTGATGGATACCATCAGTAAGCTTGCAAGCGTAGTAAACGCTGACTTACATGTGGAAGGCTTACTAAGAACCATGTACGATCCGCGAAATCGTCTGGCGACAGAAGTGTCTGAACAGATCAAAAAACACTTTGGAGACAAGGTCTACCGTACTGTCATCCCTCGCAATGTGCGTTTGGCTGAAGCGCCGAGTCACGGCAAGCCAGCTATGTATTACGACAAATACTCCAGCGGTGCCAAGTCATACCTGGCATTAGCCGGTGAAATATTGCGACGGGAAGAGCAGGCCAGACAGGCCATTGCCAACGCGTCTTAA
- the rsmG gene encoding 16S rRNA (guanine(527)-N(7))-methyltransferase RsmG, translating to MKQRLAQLIEQAGMNIPAEQQAQLIGYVEMLNKWNKAYNLTSVRDPNEMIVKHIMDSIVVSQHLDGQSYIDVGTGPGLPGIPLAIINPEKSFTLLDSLGKRIRFIRQVLHELKITNVTPVQSRVEDFQPEQGFDGVLSRAFASMSDMVNWCHHLPSPQGQFLALKGQVDQVEIDELPAGCSVTDIKPLTVPGLEGQRHLVILAR from the coding sequence GTGAAACAACGTCTAGCACAACTGATTGAACAGGCAGGGATGAATATCCCTGCTGAGCAACAAGCCCAACTAATTGGCTATGTTGAAATGCTCAACAAATGGAACAAAGCGTACAATCTGACTTCTGTGCGTGATCCAAACGAGATGATCGTCAAACACATCATGGACAGCATCGTGGTGAGTCAGCACCTTGATGGCCAAAGTTACATCGATGTGGGGACAGGTCCTGGATTGCCGGGGATCCCGCTTGCAATCATCAACCCGGAAAAATCCTTCACACTGCTCGATAGCTTGGGCAAGCGTATTCGCTTCATCCGTCAGGTGTTGCATGAGCTAAAAATTACCAATGTCACGCCCGTTCAAAGCCGCGTCGAAGATTTTCAGCCGGAACAGGGATTTGACGGTGTATTAAGCCGAGCGTTTGCGTCCATGAGCGACATGGTGAACTGGTGTCATCACCTCCCTTCGCCACAAGGTCAGTTCCTCGCTCTAAAGGGACAAGTGGATCAAGTCGAAATTGACGAACTTCCGGCCGGATGTTCTGTGACAGATATCAAACCTTTGACTGTTCCAGGATTGGAAGGTCAACGTCATCTAGTAATCTTGGCTAGATAG
- the mnmG gene encoding tRNA uridine-5-carboxymethylaminomethyl(34) synthesis enzyme MnmG produces MFYQDNFDVIVVGGGHAGTEAALAAARMGQQTLLLTHNIDTLGQMSCNPAIGGIGKGHLVKEVDALGGLMARAIDKGGIQFRTLNASKGPAVRATRAQADRALYKAAVREALENQPNLMLFQQAVNDLIVEQDQVTGVVTEMGLKFRARSVVLTVGTFLGGKIHIGLENYSGGRAGDPPSIALADRLRELPFRVDRLKTGTPPRIDARTVDFSVMQTQHGDDPRPVFSFMGNVSEHPRQVPCYITYTNEKTHDVIRSNLDRSPMYAGVIEGIGPRYCPSIEDKVMRFADKDKHQIFVEPEGLTTNELYPNGISTSLPFDVQMGIISSIKGFENARVIRPGYAIEYDFFDPRDLKQTFETKFIKGLFFAGQINGTTGYEEAAAQGLLAGTNAALFAQDKEGWCPRRDQAYMGVLIDDLSTMGTKEPYRMFTSRAEYRLLLREDNADMRLTETGRELGLVDDERWARFNQKLENMEQEAQRLRSSWIHPASEHAEALNAILKTPLSREANGEELLRRPEVTYNDLVKIPAFSPAHEDIQASEQVEIQVKYAGYIDRQKDEIEKSIRHENTRLPMDLDYSQIKGLSNEVVAKLKDSRPETIGKASRISGITPAAISILLVHLKKQGMLKKGA; encoded by the coding sequence ATGTTTTACCAGGATAACTTTGATGTCATCGTTGTCGGTGGTGGTCATGCTGGTACGGAAGCCGCATTGGCCGCTGCACGTATGGGTCAGCAAACCCTTCTGCTGACACACAACATCGATACATTGGGGCAAATGTCATGTAACCCGGCTATTGGCGGGATCGGAAAAGGACATCTGGTGAAAGAAGTCGATGCATTGGGCGGTTTGATGGCCCGTGCGATCGATAAGGGTGGTATTCAGTTCCGTACACTGAATGCATCTAAAGGTCCTGCGGTTCGTGCAACCCGTGCACAGGCTGACCGCGCGTTGTACAAAGCTGCTGTTCGCGAAGCATTGGAAAACCAGCCAAACCTCATGTTGTTTCAACAAGCCGTCAATGACCTGATTGTCGAACAAGATCAGGTGACAGGTGTTGTGACGGAAATGGGATTAAAATTCCGTGCTCGCTCGGTCGTACTGACGGTAGGAACATTCCTTGGTGGAAAAATCCATATCGGTCTTGAGAATTACTCCGGCGGCCGTGCTGGCGATCCCCCGTCGATCGCGTTGGCAGATCGCCTCCGTGAACTGCCATTCCGTGTTGACCGCCTGAAAACAGGCACACCACCACGCATTGATGCGCGCACGGTTGATTTCAGTGTGATGCAAACCCAGCACGGTGATGACCCACGTCCGGTGTTTTCTTTTATGGGCAATGTGTCTGAGCATCCGCGCCAGGTGCCTTGTTACATCACCTACACCAATGAAAAAACTCATGATGTGATCCGCAGTAATCTGGATCGCAGTCCGATGTATGCCGGTGTGATTGAAGGTATAGGCCCACGCTATTGCCCGTCTATTGAAGACAAGGTAATGCGCTTTGCGGACAAAGATAAACACCAGATTTTTGTTGAGCCAGAAGGTTTGACGACCAACGAGCTCTACCCAAATGGGATCTCCACCAGTCTGCCATTTGATGTGCAGATGGGGATCATCAGTTCGATCAAAGGGTTTGAAAACGCACGTGTGATACGTCCTGGTTATGCGATCGAGTATGATTTCTTCGATCCGCGCGATCTGAAACAAACCTTTGAAACCAAATTTATCAAAGGCCTGTTCTTCGCTGGTCAAATTAACGGCACCACAGGCTATGAAGAAGCGGCAGCACAAGGCTTGCTCGCAGGTACAAACGCCGCATTGTTTGCTCAGGACAAAGAGGGCTGGTGTCCTCGACGTGATCAGGCTTACATGGGCGTGCTTATCGACGATTTATCGACCATGGGCACCAAAGAACCCTACCGCATGTTCACTTCCCGTGCTGAATATCGCCTGTTGCTACGCGAAGACAACGCGGATATGCGCTTAACTGAGACTGGCCGAGAGCTCGGTTTGGTTGATGATGAACGCTGGGCCCGGTTCAACCAGAAACTGGAAAACATGGAGCAGGAAGCGCAGCGTCTTCGCAGTTCTTGGATTCATCCAGCCTCTGAGCATGCTGAAGCACTGAACGCGATCCTGAAAACGCCATTGTCCCGCGAGGCAAACGGTGAAGAGTTACTGCGTCGTCCGGAAGTGACTTACAACGATCTGGTGAAAATTCCAGCATTCTCGCCAGCGCATGAAGACATTCAAGCGTCTGAACAAGTAGAAATTCAGGTGAAATACGCAGGTTACATCGACCGCCAGAAAGACGAGATTGAAAAATCTATCCGTCACGAAAATACCCGCTTGCCGATGGATTTGGATTACTCCCAAATCAAAGGCTTGTCGAATGAGGTAGTGGCAAAACTGAAAGATAGCCGCCCAGAAACCATTGGTAAGGCGTCACGTATTTCCGGTATTACGCCAGCAGCAATATCTATCCTGCTGGTGCATCTGAAAAAACAAGGCATGCTGAAAAAAGGGGCCTGA
- the mioC gene encoding FMN-binding protein MioC, with protein sequence MSELTLITGSTLGGAEYVGDHIADLLEQDGISVKVINEGQLNDITEASRLLLVTSTHGAGDYPDNLAPMMEALKSQSPDLSALKYAVIAIGDSSYDTFCGAGIQADELLKSLGAQDLAPRLEIDILEQPLPEEAAEVWLSQNKSAFCE encoded by the coding sequence ATGTCTGAACTAACCCTGATCACAGGCAGCACCCTAGGCGGCGCCGAATATGTGGGCGATCATATTGCCGATCTTCTAGAGCAGGATGGCATCTCAGTGAAGGTGATCAATGAAGGCCAACTCAACGACATCACAGAAGCCTCACGTCTTTTACTGGTAACATCAACCCATGGCGCCGGGGATTACCCAGACAATCTCGCACCAATGATGGAGGCGCTAAAGAGCCAATCTCCGGATCTAAGTGCGCTCAAATACGCAGTGATCGCGATTGGGGATTCCAGTTATGACACATTTTGTGGTGCAGGCATTCAGGCTGATGAGCTATTAAAAAGCCTGGGAGCACAGGACTTAGCTCCCCGTTTAGAGATCGATATTCTTGAACAACCCCTTCCTGAAGAAGCCGCCGAAGTGTGGTTATCCCAGAACAAATCGGCATTTTGTGAATAA
- a CDS encoding GGDEF domain-containing protein, producing the protein MINSLNPILNLGITRCDKLQVHHLRMVNLLTCLCAGGTLLFSALFWFAFGSATAALLNGLFAMLYLISFVLTREGILWMAKYWIFVTFFLQQLFLPLFVLSANFETELLLLVVPTAVVLVFDPNERLPRYGLSLIAIFLLFLAKTVPSADPVLALTDTNARAAYLCVILILVLASVALTDFYLVDLHSIDESSRKLVHEDLLTETANSQSLYNQADELFFQAQRRGEPLSIIVINLDDFRQINEMHGRPTGDQVLVHIADLLKEQLPPATPIGRLYADNFAVLLRNTPSNEAMRVAEQLKLAIGRSVVLLDNTAVKRTASLGVTTSNEGCLAGFQLIDTAILAVQNAKKRGKNKIQTLSPKGINALYRNEHYQPS; encoded by the coding sequence ATGATCAACAGCCTCAACCCGATTTTGAATCTGGGGATAACACGCTGCGATAAACTACAGGTACATCACCTTCGCATGGTGAACCTGCTCACTTGCCTCTGTGCGGGCGGTACACTGCTATTCTCAGCGTTGTTCTGGTTTGCTTTTGGCAGCGCCACCGCAGCCCTGTTGAATGGCTTGTTTGCCATGCTGTACCTCATCTCTTTTGTACTGACCAGAGAGGGGATTCTATGGATGGCGAAGTACTGGATATTCGTGACTTTTTTCCTTCAGCAACTTTTCCTTCCCCTGTTTGTATTATCAGCTAATTTTGAAACCGAATTGCTGTTGCTGGTGGTTCCAACCGCAGTCGTACTTGTCTTCGACCCCAATGAGCGCCTCCCACGATATGGTTTATCGCTCATTGCCATCTTCCTGCTTTTCCTGGCTAAAACAGTCCCTTCAGCGGATCCGGTGCTTGCGTTGACTGACACCAATGCCCGTGCTGCTTATCTATGCGTTATTTTGATCCTGGTACTGGCTTCCGTTGCATTAACCGACTTCTATTTAGTGGATCTTCACAGCATTGATGAGTCCTCCAGAAAGCTGGTTCATGAGGATCTTCTGACAGAAACGGCAAACAGCCAGAGCCTATACAATCAGGCCGATGAACTTTTCTTTCAGGCTCAGCGTCGTGGGGAACCTTTATCTATCATCGTCATCAATCTTGATGACTTCAGGCAAATCAATGAAATGCATGGAAGACCCACTGGCGACCAAGTACTCGTACACATCGCTGATTTGTTGAAGGAGCAATTGCCTCCGGCCACCCCAATCGGACGTTTGTATGCGGATAACTTCGCTGTTCTGCTACGAAACACCCCGTCCAATGAGGCGATGCGCGTTGCCGAACAGCTAAAATTGGCAATAGGACGCAGCGTGGTTTTGCTTGATAACACCGCCGTAAAACGGACGGCAAGCCTTGGTGTCACCACCTCAAATGAAGGCTGTTTGGCAGGATTCCAATTAATTGATACTGCCATTCTTGCTGTCCAAAATGCCAAAAAACGCGGCAAGAACAAGATACAAACCCTGTCTCCCAAAGGAATCAATGCGCTATATCGCAACGAACACTACCAACCTAGCTGA
- the mnmE gene encoding tRNA uridine-5-carboxymethylaminomethyl(34) synthesis GTPase MnmE translates to MIHSDTIVAQATPPGRGGVGIIRVSGPKAKEVALAVTGRELPVRRAEYLPFNDEQGNALDQGIALYFQAPNSFTGEDVLELQGHGGPVIMDMLIKRIVDIDGVRTARPGEFSERAFLNDKLDLAQAEAIADLIDASSEQAAKSALQSLQGAFSGKVNTLVESLIHLRIYVEAAIDFPDEEIDFLSDGKVAADLDNIISSLDDVRKAANQGAIMREGMKVVIAGRPNAGKSSLLNALSGKESAIVTDIAGTTRDVLREHIHIDGMPLHIIDTAGLRDASDEVERIGIERAWDEISQADRVLFMVDGTTTDATSPEEIWPEFIDRLPENIGMTVIRNKADMTGETLGICHASQPTLIRLSAKTGAGVDALREHLKACMGFSGATEGGFMARRRHLEALDAAARHLDIGKDQLEGYMAGEILAEELRIALQHLSEITGEFSSDDLLGRIFSSFCIGK, encoded by the coding sequence ATGATTCACTCAGACACCATTGTTGCTCAGGCGACACCACCGGGACGCGGCGGTGTGGGCATCATCCGCGTATCCGGCCCCAAAGCTAAAGAAGTTGCCCTGGCGGTCACCGGACGTGAACTTCCGGTGCGTCGCGCCGAATACCTGCCGTTTAACGATGAACAGGGCAACGCCCTCGATCAGGGAATTGCCTTGTACTTCCAGGCGCCGAATTCATTCACCGGTGAAGATGTGCTGGAACTTCAAGGTCATGGCGGCCCAGTCATCATGGATATGCTGATCAAGCGCATTGTGGATATCGATGGTGTTCGCACTGCCCGTCCGGGCGAGTTTTCCGAACGCGCCTTTTTGAATGACAAACTCGATCTGGCGCAAGCAGAAGCGATTGCCGACTTGATTGATGCCAGCTCAGAACAAGCGGCTAAAAGCGCACTCCAAAGCCTTCAGGGGGCGTTTTCGGGCAAGGTTAATACGCTGGTGGAATCGCTGATCCATCTGCGCATATACGTGGAAGCGGCGATAGATTTCCCGGATGAGGAAATCGATTTTCTCTCTGATGGTAAAGTCGCCGCCGATCTCGACAACATCATCAGCTCGCTGGATGACGTGCGTAAAGCAGCCAACCAAGGCGCTATCATGCGTGAAGGCATGAAAGTGGTGATCGCCGGCCGTCCGAATGCGGGTAAATCCAGCCTGCTCAATGCCCTTTCCGGCAAAGAAAGCGCCATTGTGACCGATATCGCCGGCACCACCCGTGATGTGCTCCGTGAGCATATCCACATTGATGGCATGCCGCTGCACATCATCGACACAGCAGGCTTACGTGATGCTTCCGACGAAGTGGAACGTATCGGCATTGAGCGTGCCTGGGATGAAATCTCTCAGGCGGACCGCGTGCTCTTTATGGTGGATGGCACCACTACTGATGCGACATCACCGGAAGAAATCTGGCCGGAGTTTATCGACCGCCTGCCAGAAAATATCGGAATGACGGTTATCCGCAACAAGGCAGACATGACAGGTGAAACCCTGGGGATTTGCCATGCCAGTCAGCCGACCCTTATCCGTTTAAGCGCGAAGACAGGAGCAGGTGTCGATGCCCTGCGTGAGCACCTGAAAGCCTGTATGGGCTTCTCTGGCGCGACAGAGGGTGGCTTTATGGCCCGTCGCCGTCACTTGGAAGCACTGGATGCAGCCGCCCGACACCTAGATATCGGGAAAGATCAGCTTGAGGGTTACATGGCCGGAGAGATCCTCGCTGAAGAGCTACGCATTGCTCTGCAGCACCTTTCTGAGATCACCGGTGAATTCAGCTCAGACGATCTTCTCGGTAGGATCTTCAGCTCTTTCTGTATCGGTAAATAG
- the yidC gene encoding membrane protein insertase YidC gives MDSQRNILLIALMFVSFMLYLNWTEATNPQPQGQGVTQQAQHSGDVPASSDASQPLTQDAVSNKLITIKSDVLTLTVDTQGGDILRAELNNYDAEFDSVDKFVMLKNQPDHVFVAQSGLIGPDGIDTLDGRAQFSANGTDFVMADGQDELRVPLTLVKDGITFTKTFVLKRDNYAVDVDYTVDNQSGKAATVQMYAQLKQNLLDDGGSLTMPTYRGGVYSADDAKYEKYSFDDMKDRNLNLTIANQGWAGMMQHYFVAAWIPHSEGEANLYTRTSNGQGFIGVRYPTTTVAAGSTAQLDATLWVGPKLQDKMAEVAPNLNLTVDYGWLWFIASPLHWLLSTIHGFVGNWGVAIIILTFIVRGVMYPLTKAQYTSMAKMRMLQPKLAEMRERIGDDRQRMSQEMMELYKKEKVNPLGGCLPLLLQMPIFIALYWALMESVELRHAPFMLWIQDLSAPDPYYVLPLLMGFSMFLIQKMSPSTITDPMQQKIMNFMPVMFTVFFLWFPAGLVLYWLVSNVVTLIQQTMIYRALEKKGLHSRT, from the coding sequence ATGGATTCTCAACGCAATATCCTGTTGATTGCCCTAATGTTTGTATCCTTCATGTTGTATCTCAACTGGACGGAAGCAACCAACCCTCAACCACAGGGCCAGGGCGTAACACAGCAAGCACAACACAGTGGTGATGTACCTGCCAGCTCAGATGCGTCTCAGCCTCTGACGCAGGACGCAGTTTCAAATAAGCTGATCACCATTAAAAGTGACGTGCTGACTTTGACCGTTGACACACAAGGCGGTGACATTCTTCGCGCTGAACTGAACAACTACGACGCAGAGTTCGACTCTGTCGACAAGTTCGTGATGCTCAAAAACCAGCCTGATCATGTATTCGTTGCTCAAAGTGGCCTGATTGGCCCTGATGGTATCGATACCCTGGATGGCCGTGCACAGTTCTCTGCAAACGGCACCGACTTTGTGATGGCTGATGGCCAGGACGAGTTGCGTGTTCCACTGACGCTGGTGAAAGACGGCATTACCTTCACCAAAACCTTTGTACTGAAACGCGACAACTACGCGGTTGACGTCGACTACACGGTAGACAACCAAAGCGGCAAAGCAGCAACAGTACAAATGTATGCGCAGCTAAAACAAAACCTGCTGGATGACGGCGGCAGCCTGACCATGCCTACCTACCGTGGTGGAGTGTACTCGGCTGACGATGCGAAATACGAGAAATACAGCTTTGACGATATGAAGGACAGAAACCTGAACCTGACTATCGCCAATCAAGGCTGGGCAGGCATGATGCAACACTACTTTGTTGCCGCCTGGATCCCTCATTCAGAAGGTGAAGCGAACCTGTATACCCGCACCAGCAATGGCCAGGGCTTTATCGGTGTACGTTACCCAACCACCACAGTTGCAGCAGGTTCAACGGCACAACTGGACGCGACCCTATGGGTAGGTCCTAAGCTTCAGGACAAAATGGCTGAAGTAGCACCTAACCTGAACCTGACAGTCGACTACGGCTGGCTGTGGTTTATCGCAAGCCCACTGCACTGGTTGCTGTCAACCATTCACGGTTTCGTGGGTAACTGGGGTGTGGCAATCATCATCCTGACCTTTATCGTTCGTGGTGTGATGTACCCGCTGACCAAAGCGCAGTACACCTCGATGGCGAAAATGCGCATGCTGCAGCCAAAACTGGCAGAAATGCGTGAACGCATTGGTGATGACCGCCAGCGCATGAGCCAGGAAATGATGGAGCTGTATAAGAAAGAGAAAGTGAACCCGCTGGGCGGCTGTTTACCTCTGCTTCTACAAATGCCTATCTTCATCGCACTTTATTGGGCGTTGATGGAATCAGTAGAACTGCGCCACGCGCCGTTCATGCTGTGGATTCAAGACTTGTCAGCACCGGATCCATACTACGTGCTGCCACTGCTGATGGGTTTTTCTATGTTCCTCATCCAGAAGATGAGCCCAAGCACCATCACCGATCCAATGCAGCAGAAGATCATGAACTTCATGCCAGTGATGTTCACCGTGTTCTTCCTTTGGTTCCCGGCAGGTCTGGTACTGTACTGGTTGGTGTCGAACGTTGTGACCCTTATCCAGCAGACCATGATTTACCGTGCGCTGGAGAAAAAAGGCCTTCACAGCCGCACTTAA